Proteins from a single region of Pseudarthrobacter sp. NIBRBAC000502772:
- the sdhA gene encoding succinate dehydrogenase flavoprotein subunit, whose protein sequence is MQVHKYDVVIVGAGGAGMRAAIESGQRARTAVLTKLYPTRSHTGAAQGGMCAALANVEEDNWEWHTFDTIKGGDYLVDQDAAEVMAKEAIDAVLDLEKMGLPFNRTPEGRIDQRRFGGHTRDHGKAPVRRACYAADRTGHMILQTLYQNCVKHNVEFYNEYYVLDLLTVEEDAVREDGTPYKQKRVAGVVSYDLASGELHVFQAKSVIFATGGAGKVFKTTSNAHTLTGDGMGIAFRKGIPLEDMEFFQFHPTGLAGLGILLSEAARGEGAILRNSEGERFMERYAPTIKDLAPRDIVARSMANEVREGRGCGPNKDYVLLDLTHLEPAHIDAKLPDITEFARTYLGVEPYTEPVPVFPTAHYAMGGIPTNITTEVLQDNDTVVPGLYAAGEVACVSVHGSNRLGTNSLLDINVFGKRAGIAAAEYAKTADFVDLPEDPEAYTIELLDIARNGTGDEKVAVIRKELQDTMDANMQVFRTADTLNQVLRDIESFEARYKKISVQDKGKRFNLDLLEAVELGFLLELAKVMTVAALHREESRGGHFREDFPERDDEKFMKHSMAYKDDHAPADGTAGSAETTAGIRLGTKPVVFTRYEPMVRKY, encoded by the coding sequence ATGCAGGTCCATAAGTACGACGTCGTCATCGTCGGTGCCGGTGGCGCTGGCATGCGCGCCGCGATCGAGTCCGGTCAGCGCGCGCGAACAGCAGTACTGACCAAGCTCTACCCCACCCGCTCGCACACCGGTGCGGCGCAGGGTGGCATGTGTGCGGCCCTTGCCAATGTCGAAGAAGACAACTGGGAATGGCACACCTTTGACACCATTAAGGGCGGCGACTACCTGGTTGACCAGGACGCCGCCGAGGTCATGGCGAAGGAAGCCATCGACGCCGTGCTGGACCTGGAAAAGATGGGCCTGCCGTTCAACCGCACGCCCGAAGGCCGGATCGACCAGCGCCGCTTCGGTGGCCACACCCGCGACCACGGTAAGGCGCCCGTCCGCCGTGCCTGCTACGCAGCTGACCGCACCGGCCACATGATCCTGCAGACGCTGTACCAAAACTGCGTCAAGCACAACGTCGAGTTCTACAACGAGTACTACGTCCTTGACCTCCTGACGGTCGAGGAAGACGCTGTCCGCGAGGACGGCACGCCGTACAAGCAGAAGCGTGTTGCCGGCGTCGTGTCCTATGACCTCGCCTCCGGTGAGCTGCACGTGTTCCAGGCCAAGTCCGTGATCTTCGCTACCGGCGGCGCCGGCAAGGTATTCAAGACCACGTCCAACGCCCACACCCTGACCGGCGACGGCATGGGCATCGCGTTCCGCAAGGGCATTCCGCTGGAGGACATGGAGTTCTTCCAGTTCCACCCGACAGGCCTCGCCGGCCTGGGCATCCTGCTCTCCGAAGCCGCCCGCGGCGAGGGCGCCATCCTGCGTAACTCCGAGGGTGAGCGCTTTATGGAGCGCTACGCCCCCACCATCAAGGACCTTGCCCCGCGTGACATCGTGGCCCGCTCCATGGCCAACGAAGTCCGTGAAGGCCGCGGCTGCGGTCCGAACAAGGACTACGTCCTCCTGGACCTGACCCACCTGGAGCCGGCTCACATCGACGCCAAGCTGCCGGACATCACCGAGTTCGCCCGCACCTACCTGGGCGTGGAACCGTACACGGAACCGGTCCCGGTGTTCCCCACGGCGCACTACGCCATGGGCGGCATCCCCACCAACATCACCACCGAAGTCCTGCAGGACAACGACACCGTGGTCCCGGGCCTTTACGCCGCCGGTGAGGTCGCCTGCGTTTCGGTCCACGGCTCCAACCGCCTGGGCACCAACTCACTGCTGGACATCAACGTGTTCGGCAAGCGCGCCGGCATCGCCGCCGCGGAGTACGCCAAGACCGCTGACTTCGTGGACCTCCCGGAGGACCCGGAGGCTTACACCATCGAGCTGCTGGACATTGCCCGCAACGGCACCGGCGACGAGAAGGTGGCGGTGATCCGCAAGGAACTCCAGGACACCATGGACGCCAACATGCAGGTGTTCCGTACGGCTGACACGCTGAACCAGGTCCTGAGGGACATCGAGTCCTTCGAGGCGCGGTACAAGAAGATCAGCGTCCAGGACAAGGGCAAGCGCTTCAACCTGGACCTGCTCGAGGCCGTTGAGCTGGGCTTCCTGCTGGAACTGGCCAAGGTCATGACCGTGGCGGCCCTGCACCGTGAGGAATCCCGCGGCGGACACTTCCGCGAGGACTTCCCGGAACGCGACGACGAAAAATTCATGAAGCACTCCATGGCGTACAAGGATGACCACGCCCCGGCCGACGGCACCGCGGGGTCCGCGGAAACAACAGCCGGCATCCGTCTGGGCACCAAACCGGTTGTCTTTACCCGCTACGAGCCGATGGTGAGGAAGTACTAA
- a CDS encoding succinate dehydrogenase hydrophobic membrane anchor subunit, protein MTATIDSPRSGKISPQYRRTGASRGNFEMFAWLFMRLSGVVLVVLIFGHLFVNLLVGEGIHAIDFGFVAGKWADPFWQVWDLAMLWLAMLHGTNGVRTIINDYAEKDSTRLWLKIVLYAATTVIIVLGTLVIFTFNPCPVVDGVPLPGGFCPA, encoded by the coding sequence ATGACTGCAACGATCGACAGCCCACGCAGTGGGAAAATCTCCCCCCAGTACCGCCGCACCGGCGCAAGCCGGGGCAACTTCGAAATGTTCGCCTGGCTGTTCATGCGCCTTTCCGGCGTAGTGCTGGTGGTGCTCATCTTCGGGCACCTCTTCGTGAACCTCCTGGTGGGCGAAGGCATCCACGCCATCGACTTCGGCTTCGTCGCCGGCAAGTGGGCTGACCCGTTCTGGCAGGTCTGGGACCTCGCCATGCTGTGGCTGGCCATGCTGCACGGCACCAACGGCGTACGCACCATCATCAACGACTACGCCGAGAAGGACTCCACCCGACTCTGGCTCAAGATCGTCCTCTACGCGGCCACCACCGTGATCATCGTCCTTGGCACCCTGGTGATCTTCACCTTCAACCCGTGCCCCGTGGTTGACGGCGTTCCGCTGCCCGGCGGCTTCTGCCCCGCGTAG
- the sdhC gene encoding succinate dehydrogenase, cytochrome b556 subunit — protein MWSWVGHRITGVVIFFFLLVHVLDTSLVRVSPEAYTAVIGAYKNPLMALGETGLVAAIVFHAFNGLRIIAVDFWKKGAKYQRQMLWTVLALWVVVMVGFSIRHLSLALGGH, from the coding sequence ATGTGGTCCTGGGTAGGACACCGGATTACCGGTGTAGTGATCTTTTTCTTCTTGTTGGTCCATGTGCTGGACACCTCATTGGTGCGTGTGTCCCCGGAGGCCTACACGGCTGTTATCGGTGCCTACAAGAACCCCCTTATGGCCCTGGGTGAAACGGGCCTGGTTGCCGCGATTGTCTTCCACGCCTTTAACGGCCTGCGGATCATCGCCGTCGACTTCTGGAAGAAGGGCGCCAAATACCAGCGCCAGATGCTGTGGACCGTCCTGGCCCTGTGGGTAGTGGTTATGGTCGGCTTCTCCATCCGCCACCTTTCCCTCGCACTCGGAGGTCACTGA
- a CDS encoding mannose-1-phosphate guanylyltransferase: MSTDKVTSPDSPLNRFIAVIPAGGVGTRLWPLSRAAAPKFLHDLTGSGSTLLRATYDRLEPLAGRRVLVVTGTAHRAAVCRQLPEVQESDLVLESEPKDSGAAIGLAAAILYQRDPDTIMGSFAADQVISPDHLFQQAVREAIHTAAAGKIVTIGIKPTHPSTGFGYIRAGEALNIEGAPSAQAVVEFVEKPDEEVAQQYVDSGEYVWNAGMFVAPVALMLRHLEANQPELFKGLQEIAQAWDTPERDVVTARVWPTLPKIAIDYAVAEPAAAAGDVAVVPGTFGWDDVGDFASVGRLNSAREVDDVTVIGEGARVFTENASGVVVSDTKRVIALIGIKDVVIVDTGDALLVTTKQHAQRVKGAVDALKASGDTDVL, translated from the coding sequence ATGAGTACAGACAAAGTGACAAGCCCGGATTCACCCCTGAACCGCTTTATTGCGGTCATTCCGGCAGGCGGAGTGGGGACCCGCCTCTGGCCCCTGTCACGGGCAGCAGCTCCCAAATTCCTCCATGACCTCACCGGGTCCGGCAGCACTTTGCTGCGCGCCACCTACGACCGCCTCGAGCCGCTGGCCGGCAGGCGTGTCCTCGTGGTGACCGGCACTGCACACCGGGCCGCCGTATGCCGCCAGCTGCCCGAGGTCCAGGAGTCGGACCTGGTCCTGGAGAGTGAGCCCAAGGATTCCGGCGCCGCCATCGGCCTGGCTGCCGCCATCCTGTACCAGCGTGACCCGGACACCATCATGGGTTCCTTCGCCGCTGACCAGGTCATCAGTCCTGACCACCTGTTCCAGCAGGCCGTCCGCGAGGCCATCCACACGGCCGCCGCCGGCAAGATCGTAACCATCGGCATCAAGCCGACCCACCCGTCCACCGGCTTCGGTTACATCCGCGCCGGCGAGGCACTCAACATCGAAGGTGCCCCCAGCGCCCAGGCCGTGGTGGAGTTCGTGGAGAAGCCGGACGAGGAAGTTGCCCAGCAGTATGTGGACAGCGGTGAGTATGTCTGGAACGCAGGAATGTTCGTGGCTCCCGTTGCCCTGATGCTGAGGCACCTTGAGGCCAACCAGCCGGAGCTCTTCAAGGGCCTGCAGGAGATCGCCCAGGCTTGGGACACTCCCGAACGTGATGTCGTCACAGCCCGCGTCTGGCCCACGTTGCCCAAGATCGCCATTGACTATGCGGTGGCGGAGCCCGCCGCCGCTGCCGGCGATGTCGCCGTTGTGCCGGGCACCTTCGGATGGGACGACGTCGGGGACTTTGCTTCGGTGGGCCGGCTCAACAGTGCGCGGGAAGTCGATGACGTCACCGTTATCGGTGAAGGCGCCCGGGTTTTCACTGAAAACGCCAGCGGTGTGGTGGTTTCGGACACGAAGCGCGTGATCGCCCTGATCGGCATCAAAGATGTGGTCATCGTTGACACGGGCGATGCCCTCCTGGTGACCACCAAGCAGCACGCGCAGCGGGTCAAGGGAGCCGTTGACGCGCTCAAGGCCAGTGGCGACACCGACGTTCTGTAA
- a CDS encoding amidohydrolase, whose translation MRNYTTEAEPTALVRPWLEPLLPELIDFRRDLHAHPELSFKEFRTTDKLVERLEAVGLAPRRLEGTGLTVDIGEGPIATALRGDIDALPIIEETGLPFASKNHGVTHACGHDVHTAAMLGVALVLQRMHLEAPLAGTVRIIFQPAEETMPGGALSCIEQGVLEGVPRILALHCDPRIDVGRIGTRIGAITSASDTIRIELSGRGGHTSRPHLTEDLVFVLAQIAVNVPAVLSRRVDVRSGVSVVWGHISAGSAPNAIPGTGFMAGTMRCLDRDAWKDAGEILDEVVHQVAAPYGVEVRLEHTRGVPPVVNSEHETALIEAAARAEIGEGAVVLTPQSMGGEDFAWFLAERPGAMMRLGTKTPGGEEYDLHRGDYILDERALGLGIQVLTAAALRTIRDL comes from the coding sequence GTGCGTAATTACACTACTGAAGCCGAGCCCACCGCATTAGTGCGGCCATGGTTGGAACCCCTCCTGCCGGAGCTGATCGACTTCCGCCGGGATCTGCACGCGCACCCCGAGCTTTCCTTCAAGGAATTCCGCACCACAGACAAGCTTGTGGAGCGGCTCGAAGCCGTCGGACTGGCTCCGCGGCGGCTTGAAGGCACCGGCCTCACCGTCGACATCGGCGAGGGTCCCATCGCCACAGCGCTCCGGGGCGACATTGACGCCCTGCCCATCATCGAGGAAACGGGGCTGCCGTTTGCCTCGAAGAACCATGGCGTCACGCATGCCTGCGGCCACGACGTCCACACCGCCGCCATGCTGGGCGTGGCGTTGGTCCTCCAGCGCATGCACCTGGAAGCCCCCCTTGCCGGCACTGTCCGGATCATCTTCCAGCCGGCGGAGGAGACCATGCCCGGCGGTGCGCTGTCCTGCATCGAGCAGGGTGTCCTGGAGGGTGTGCCCCGCATCCTGGCGCTGCACTGCGATCCAAGGATCGACGTCGGACGCATCGGTACGCGCATCGGCGCCATCACTTCCGCCTCGGACACCATCAGGATCGAGCTGAGCGGCCGCGGCGGCCATACCTCCCGTCCGCACCTGACGGAGGACCTCGTGTTCGTCCTGGCACAGATCGCAGTGAATGTTCCGGCTGTGCTGTCCCGCCGCGTTGACGTGCGCAGCGGGGTGTCCGTGGTGTGGGGCCATATCTCCGCCGGATCGGCGCCGAACGCCATTCCCGGCACGGGCTTCATGGCCGGGACCATGCGCTGCCTGGACCGCGATGCCTGGAAGGACGCCGGCGAGATCCTGGACGAAGTGGTGCATCAGGTCGCCGCGCCCTACGGTGTCGAAGTACGCCTGGAGCACACCAGGGGAGTGCCGCCGGTGGTCAACTCGGAGCACGAGACCGCACTGATCGAGGCCGCGGCTCGCGCGGAAATCGGCGAGGGCGCAGTGGTGCTTACACCGCAGTCCATGGGCGGCGAAGACTTCGCCTGGTTCCTGGCTGAACGTCCCGGCGCCATGATGCGCCTGGGCACCAAGACCCCCGGCGGCGAAGAGTACGACCTGCACCGCGGTGACTACATCCTGGACGAACGCGCCCTGGGCCTGGGTATCCAGGTCCTCACGGCAGCGGCCCTCCGGACCATCCGCGACCTCTAG
- a CDS encoding MarR family winged helix-turn-helix transcriptional regulator has translation MTEAPRLDRQVCFALYSASRAATAVYRPVLEDLGLTYPQYLVMLVLWESEPKGVKELGEELGLDSGTLSPLLKRLEAMGLVERRRSGEDERRVAVHLTPAGRSLSSKAGGIPRHLADAAGLSADELEQLRTTLERLTEALHRAH, from the coding sequence ATGACTGAAGCCCCCCGCCTCGACCGCCAGGTGTGTTTTGCGCTGTACTCCGCGTCCCGCGCGGCAACAGCGGTCTACCGCCCCGTCTTGGAGGACCTCGGCCTGACGTACCCGCAGTATCTGGTGATGCTGGTCCTTTGGGAATCGGAGCCGAAGGGCGTCAAGGAGCTCGGCGAGGAACTGGGCCTTGACTCCGGCACACTGTCGCCGCTGCTCAAGCGGCTTGAGGCCATGGGGCTCGTGGAGCGCCGCCGGTCCGGGGAAGATGAGCGCCGTGTTGCAGTCCACCTGACGCCGGCTGGACGCTCGCTCAGCAGCAAGGCCGGCGGGATTCCACGGCACCTTGCGGACGCCGCCGGGTTGTCAGCCGATGAGCTGGAACAGCTTCGCACCACTCTTGAAAGGCTCACCGAAGCCCTTCACCGCGCGCACTAA
- a CDS encoding organic hydroperoxide resistance protein: MKTLYTAEALASGEGRDGNARTNDGKLDVSLASPVELGGDGQGTNPEQLFAAGYAACFHSALRLVGRKERADLTDSAVAAKIHFGALTDGVGYGLAAELEIAVPALDLATAESLVAQAHQICPYSNATRGNMTVDIKILEFAA, translated from the coding sequence ATGAAGACTCTCTACACTGCCGAGGCCCTGGCTTCCGGCGAAGGCCGCGACGGCAACGCACGCACAAACGACGGCAAGCTGGATGTCAGTCTTGCCAGCCCCGTGGAGCTGGGCGGTGATGGCCAGGGAACCAATCCGGAGCAGCTTTTTGCCGCCGGTTACGCGGCATGCTTCCACTCGGCGCTCCGCCTCGTGGGGCGCAAGGAGCGCGCAGACCTGACCGATTCAGCCGTGGCGGCCAAGATCCACTTTGGCGCACTGACCGACGGCGTGGGCTACGGCCTCGCCGCTGAACTGGAAATCGCGGTTCCGGCCCTGGATCTCGCCACGGCCGAGTCCCTGGTGGCCCAAGCGCATCAGATCTGCCCATACTCCAACGCCACCCGCGGAAACATGACGGTGGACATCAAGATCCTGGAGTTCGCAGCATGA
- a CDS encoding NADP-dependent oxidoreductase, translating into MSVTTALPTSTREIRLASRPVGRPVPENFRLAESQLPELQDGQILVRNRYISVDPYMRGRMNDVKSYSAPFALDAALDGGAIGEVIASRAEGRKVGDAVVHQLGWREFAVLDADATSVARTDLAPASAFLGALGMTGLTAYAGLLKVAEFKPGDAVFVSGAAGAVGSLVGQIAKAMGASRVIGSAGTAEKVARLLELGFDAAFNYNDGPVREQLVQAAGPAGIDVYFDNVGGDHLEAALAVLNVGGRVAMCGAIAQYNSTEPTPAPRNLALAIGKQLTLRGFLVSGQRQHSAEFFGKMSAWLAEGSVRYDETVVDGLENAPQAFMDLLDGANTGKMLVRL; encoded by the coding sequence ATGAGCGTGACAACGGCACTTCCAACATCCACCCGGGAAATCCGCCTGGCTTCACGCCCGGTAGGGCGTCCCGTTCCCGAAAACTTCCGGCTGGCAGAGTCACAACTGCCGGAGCTTCAGGATGGCCAGATCCTGGTCCGCAACCGCTACATTTCCGTGGACCCCTATATGCGCGGCCGCATGAACGACGTCAAGTCGTACTCGGCTCCTTTCGCCCTGGATGCAGCGCTCGACGGCGGCGCCATCGGTGAGGTCATCGCGTCCAGGGCCGAGGGGCGGAAGGTGGGGGACGCCGTCGTCCATCAACTGGGCTGGCGGGAATTCGCGGTCCTGGACGCAGACGCAACCTCGGTTGCCCGCACGGACCTTGCGCCGGCGTCGGCGTTCCTTGGTGCGCTGGGCATGACCGGCCTGACGGCGTACGCCGGCCTGCTCAAAGTGGCGGAGTTCAAGCCCGGCGATGCCGTGTTCGTGTCAGGTGCGGCGGGTGCCGTGGGCTCTCTTGTGGGCCAGATCGCTAAGGCGATGGGCGCTTCCAGGGTCATCGGCAGCGCGGGAACCGCGGAGAAGGTGGCCCGGCTCCTGGAACTGGGCTTCGACGCGGCGTTCAACTACAACGACGGGCCGGTGCGGGAACAGCTTGTCCAAGCCGCAGGACCAGCAGGTATTGACGTGTACTTCGACAACGTGGGCGGCGATCATCTGGAGGCTGCCCTGGCGGTCCTGAATGTGGGCGGCCGTGTGGCCATGTGCGGCGCGATAGCCCAGTACAACTCCACCGAACCCACGCCGGCGCCGCGGAACCTCGCCCTTGCCATCGGCAAGCAGCTCACCCTGCGGGGGTTCCTGGTCAGCGGACAGCGCCAGCACAGCGCTGAATTCTTCGGCAAGATGTCAGCCTGGCTGGCGGAAGGTTCAGTCCGGTATGACGAGACCGTGGTGGACGGACTGGAGAATGCTCCCCAGGCCTTCATGGATCTGCTCGACGGCGCGAACACCGGCAAGATGCTGGTGCGCCTCTAA
- a CDS encoding BMP family protein, protein MAGMASVGATALLLTGCGAAPDAGGTATATASDYTGCIVSDSGGFDDQSFNQSSYEGLKKAETDLGIKVNQVESKTNNDFEPNLRAMVAANCDLTLTVGFLLGDATKKQATDNPDRHFAIIDFGYDPPISNVKPIIYDTAQAAFLAGYLAAGTTKTGSVATFGGREIPTVTIFMDGFADGVKYHNEQKGKDVKVLGWDKTAQDGSFTGDFEKQDKGKQLTQNFLDQGADIVMPVAGPVGKGAGAALMEAKAAGKDVKMIWVDSDGFLTAPEYKDIMLSSVMKLMGEAVETVVKDDKEGKFTNTPYVGTLANDGVQLAPFHSFDGQVPSDLKSELDQLKKDIIDGKLKVVSAASPKA, encoded by the coding sequence ATGGCAGGCATGGCCTCAGTGGGTGCCACAGCACTCCTGCTGACCGGCTGCGGCGCGGCACCTGACGCTGGAGGCACCGCCACCGCAACAGCGAGCGACTACACCGGCTGCATCGTCTCGGACTCCGGCGGATTCGATGACCAGTCGTTCAACCAGTCCTCCTACGAGGGACTGAAGAAGGCCGAGACAGACCTGGGCATCAAGGTCAACCAGGTCGAGTCCAAGACCAACAACGACTTCGAGCCAAACCTCCGCGCCATGGTTGCCGCCAACTGCGATCTCACCCTGACCGTCGGCTTCCTGCTGGGTGATGCCACCAAGAAGCAGGCTACGGACAACCCGGACCGCCACTTTGCCATCATCGACTTCGGCTACGACCCGCCCATCAGTAACGTCAAGCCGATCATCTACGACACCGCCCAGGCAGCCTTCCTGGCCGGTTACCTGGCAGCAGGCACCACCAAGACAGGAAGTGTGGCCACATTCGGCGGCAGGGAGATTCCCACCGTGACCATTTTCATGGATGGGTTTGCCGACGGCGTCAAGTACCACAACGAGCAGAAGGGCAAGGACGTCAAGGTCCTTGGCTGGGACAAGACGGCCCAGGATGGCAGCTTCACGGGCGACTTTGAAAAGCAGGACAAGGGCAAGCAGCTCACCCAAAACTTCCTTGACCAGGGCGCGGACATTGTGATGCCCGTCGCCGGTCCGGTAGGCAAGGGAGCCGGAGCAGCCCTGATGGAGGCGAAAGCGGCCGGCAAGGACGTCAAGATGATCTGGGTTGACTCCGACGGATTCCTGACCGCACCCGAATACAAGGACATCATGCTTTCCTCGGTCATGAAGCTCATGGGCGAAGCCGTTGAAACCGTGGTCAAGGACGACAAGGAAGGCAAGTTCACCAACACGCCATACGTCGGCACCTTGGCGAACGACGGCGTCCAGCTGGCACCTTTCCACAGCTTCGACGGGCAGGTCCCGTCCGACCTGAAGTCCGAGCTGGACCAGCTCAAGAAGGACATCATCGACGGCAAGCTGAAGGTCGTATCTGCGGCAAGCCCCAAGGCTTAG
- a CDS encoding ABC transporter ATP-binding protein has protein sequence MKLELRGITKRFGSLLANDHIDVVVEPGQIHCLLGENGAGKSTLMNVLYGLYEPSEGEILIDDKPVYFRGPGDAMAAGIGMVHQHFMLVPVFTVAENVALGAESTKAGGFLNLDDTRRKIKEISDRYGFDVDPDALVEDLPVGVQQRVEIIKALVRDARVLILDEPTAVLTPQETDELLDIMRQLKSNGTSIVFISHKLREVKAVSDTITVIRRGKVVGSAHPGASTAELASMMVGRAVSLTLEKAPATPKEKTFQVKDLTVIAPNGQHTVDGLSFDIARGEILAVAGVQGNGQTELTEAILGLQDRVHGSILLDDVELVGRSVKEVLNAGVGFVPEDRSVDGLIGTFSIAENLILDRYDQPPFAKGISMSPAKVLENAKSRIDEFDVRTPSGLLAAGTLSGGNQQKVVMARELSRPLRLFIASQPTRGVDVGSIEFLHKRIVAERDQGTPVMIISTELDEVMELADRIAVLYKGKLVGIVPAGTGRGVLGLMMAGISPEDAASADKSSPDTTGSGTTSVSKTGADTSAADKTDSAAAERRGTSSAEGGDHA, from the coding sequence TTGAAACTTGAACTCAGAGGGATCACCAAACGCTTCGGCTCCCTGCTCGCCAACGATCACATCGACGTGGTGGTTGAACCCGGACAGATTCACTGTCTGCTGGGCGAGAACGGGGCCGGCAAGTCCACCCTGATGAATGTGCTGTACGGGCTCTACGAGCCCTCTGAGGGCGAAATCCTCATCGACGACAAACCGGTTTACTTCCGCGGCCCCGGAGACGCCATGGCCGCCGGCATCGGCATGGTGCACCAGCACTTTATGCTCGTTCCCGTGTTTACCGTGGCCGAGAATGTGGCGCTCGGCGCCGAGTCCACCAAAGCCGGCGGTTTCCTCAACCTGGACGACACGCGGCGCAAGATCAAGGAGATCTCCGACCGCTACGGGTTCGACGTCGACCCCGACGCCCTGGTGGAGGACCTCCCGGTGGGCGTCCAGCAGCGGGTGGAAATTATCAAAGCCCTGGTCCGCGACGCCAGGGTCCTCATCCTGGATGAACCCACGGCAGTGCTGACGCCCCAGGAAACCGACGAACTGCTGGACATCATGCGCCAGCTCAAGTCCAACGGAACCTCGATAGTCTTCATCTCGCACAAGCTGCGCGAGGTGAAGGCTGTCTCGGACACGATCACCGTGATCCGGCGGGGCAAGGTTGTTGGTTCGGCGCATCCAGGCGCCTCCACCGCGGAGCTGGCCTCCATGATGGTGGGCCGCGCCGTCAGCCTCACGCTCGAGAAGGCACCCGCCACCCCCAAAGAGAAGACTTTCCAGGTCAAAGACCTCACTGTCATCGCCCCGAACGGGCAGCACACCGTGGACGGCCTCAGCTTCGACATTGCCCGCGGAGAGATCCTGGCCGTCGCAGGCGTGCAAGGCAACGGCCAGACCGAACTCACCGAGGCCATCCTCGGACTCCAGGACCGCGTGCACGGCTCCATCCTCCTGGACGATGTGGAACTTGTTGGCCGCAGTGTGAAGGAGGTCCTTAACGCCGGCGTCGGCTTCGTTCCGGAAGATAGGTCTGTTGACGGCCTCATCGGCACGTTCTCGATCGCCGAAAACCTGATTCTTGACCGGTACGATCAGCCGCCGTTTGCCAAGGGCATCAGCATGAGTCCGGCGAAGGTCCTGGAGAACGCCAAATCACGGATCGACGAGTTCGATGTCCGGACACCCTCGGGCCTGCTGGCGGCCGGCACGCTCTCGGGCGGCAACCAGCAAAAGGTGGTCATGGCACGGGAGCTGTCCCGGCCGCTGCGGCTCTTCATTGCCTCGCAGCCCACCCGGGGTGTGGACGTCGGGTCCATCGAGTTCCTTCATAAACGGATCGTGGCGGAACGCGACCAGGGCACGCCTGTCATGATCATCTCCACCGAACTGGACGAAGTCATGGAACTCGCCGACCGCATCGCCGTGCTCTACAAGGGCAAGCTGGTGGGAATCGTCCCGGCAGGGACCGGACGCGGCGTCCTGGGCCTGATGATGGCAGGCATCTCACCAGAGGACGCTGCGAGCGCAGATAAGTCGAGCCCTGACACGACCGGCTCAGGCACGACGAGCGTAAGCAAGACCGGCGCTGACACATCAGCCGCTGACAAGACTGACTCCGCCGCCGCAGAACGCCGCGGAACCTCCAGCGCCGAAGGAGGCGATCATGCCTGA